The Osmerus eperlanus chromosome 9, fOsmEpe2.1, whole genome shotgun sequence genomic sequence GACAGGGGATAGACCCCCACCTTCCCCCAGTATTTGTGTACATTGTGTAACAGCATGTCCTTGTATGTGTAAACCCAGGTCGTCTGGGTCTGCTGGACTTTGATGAGGTGGAGCTTAGTAACCTCCACAGACAGGTTCTCCATGGGGAGGATAGCTGTGGACAGGCCAAGGCCCAGTCTGCAGCACAGGCTATCAGGAGGTAGGCTCCATGCTTTAGTATGTTTCTGGAAGTAACATTGTGTGTCAGCCATATAGTGTAGGATGTTAATGTGACCTGGGTCTTGAGAACTACATGACCTACGAATACTGGGGTCACTTTACTTTTTCTGTAAAAGTGCTCTTCAGAATTGACACGTTTTATCTgcagtttatttattttacgtCTACAGATATTTAGTTTTGGCAATAATTTGGAAACATCTGTTTTCTTGCCTACCAATAGTAGGCCAAACTGTGTCTAACCTCCACAGCATAGCCAAAACCACTTGGTGGTGCCATTTCTCTAAATAGCAAAACCATACCCTCATCACCTCTTTACCAGTTCTAGAActatctgtgtttgtttgagtgaaAACACATGAAAGATAATGCAGTCACATGCCCAAGACATTGCTGGCTTTAACACCTTGAAGATAAATGTTATTTTCTGTCCTTGTGTCTACATCAGACAAGTAGGATAGTGTACTCATTTGGTGCTGTGGTTATTTATTTGGTCTGTGCTAACGTGTGTCCTAAGGTTGAACTCTACAGTAGAATGCATTCCCTACCACCTTCAGCTGTCCTCAGAGAATGCACTGCAACTAATTCAACAGTATCCTCCAGACCCGGGTTGTGACTACAATTCTCAGGGACAATGAACTGCTGGTAAAATGTGTCCATGTGATTAGTTGTGACTCCTTGATGAGATCCTCCTCATGTATGACATTGTGGCTGACTGCTCAGACAACGTTCCAACACGTTACCTGGTGAACGATGCCTGTGTGCTCAGTGGGAAGCCCCTGGTGTCTGCCAGCGCGCTGAGAATGGAAGGACAGGTAATAAGCATCCTCTTTCATGGGACTTCCATGGCTTATCCCATAACTGAAAAAAGCAAATGAACATCTCAGACTTTGTTATTTATTAGGATGTGAAGTGATGCACTGACAATAGTTGTAGTTTTGTTTACCCTCTGTGTGTAGCTGACTGTATATAACTACCGTGGAGGCCCCTGCTACAGGTGTCTGTACccagtcccccctcctccagagactgtGACCAACTGCTCTGATGGAGGGGTCCTTGGAGTGGGTACGTCCTATCTGGTCCATTAGATCTTAGTCCTATTCAAGATGGGGTgaaggtaatgtaaatgattTGGTTGTTCATTGGATTGTTTTCTCTTTTGTCACAGTACCAGGCATTATGGGATGCTTCCAGGCCTTAGAGGTTCTAAAGATCGCCTCTGGACAGGGCTGTATCCTTCGTCTTTCCAACCCCTTGTCAGGCCAAGCTAGTCAGTCTAAAATAGCATTTTCTGCTTAGTCATCTTACTGAATCAATGAATGCAAGCTTGAATTAAGCAGGCAGACTGTAAGATTCGATTGTGGCAAAGCAAGGGAAGGAAGGGGTGTTTTTCTCCATGGCCATGCCCATCTGATAAAGCTCTGCATATGAAAGATGTAGAAATCTAATCTTTAGTACTGGAGCCTCTGATAAGTCAAAGGAAATATAGGCTACATCTACGAGACTGTGAGGAGTGCAGCGTCTCTGAGTCCTTCCGCACAGTGAAACGTACCAGGAAATAGTCCCTTCCTTGACAGGGTGTGACAGCTTCCTGTGGGCAGCAGCTGCTGATGCTGGATGCCCAGGAGGCCAGATTTCGCTCCATCAGGCTGAggcccaggcaggcaggctgccaTGTGTGTGGGGAGACCCCCACCGTGACACACCTGGCGGATTACGAGGCCTTTTGTGGGTCTGTAGCCACTGACAAGGTCAGTCGAACTAGGAAAACCAGACTGTGGTTCAAGCATGTTGGGTAATGTATTTCTTTACTGCAGCATCAGGAGATCTGTGTTCTCTGGGTTGCATAGCTGACAGTGTCTCCTCTCACCTTGGTGAAACATTCTTCTACATATGATGTTGCCAGCCCCAATAAATACTTCCATCTGTCTTTTATTTAGGCAAAATATACTGTGCAGATTCTTAAGTCTAACAGTAAAGTAGGTTTTCTTGATTTTTCCCTTCATTATAGGATAAAAATCTAAGTATTTAGTCTATTATGTTTACCTAATCCATTCTGCTTCCCAGTGCCGCAGACTGAGCCTCCTCTCCAGTGACCAGAGAATCACAGTGCAGGTAGAGTATGAGACTGACCATGTCGTGACTTGCTGCTTTATAATGATGATTATTGCATGATTGCTCTGGTTTTTCTCAACATTTGTGCACATTCATAAAACTCAGATTATATCTCAATTTGGACCCAGCCCTAAATGGGAAATGACTAGAAACTTGTTTGTAAGGTTTTCTATGTGAAAGAATAACACGTCTTTTTATTTGGCACTGACTATAATGACGGTGGTTTAGATTCGTTTGTGTTGTGCTGAATTGGAACTTTAATGAGAAATTAGTCCTTTTAGAGGCATAAGATGTAAATCAGGATTGATTGGACTGTCACAGAGGGTAtgtcattttgtttttttttatttccttTAAATGAAGCGGCACAAAAAACGTCTAGCCCCTTCCCAACTCAAAGGATAACCCGTTAAAGTATACCTCAGAATATTCTGATATGATGACATCCAAAGCAATTTAACATTATTATTACAGGCCATTTATTCTTTCTTTACTGTACCTCAGGTTTAAATGAGCAGTTATGTTATTGTCTTCTGTAATGTATCAACTGTTGTATATAATCTAGTCTATCAAATTTCAGGAATATAAATCCATATTGGACAGTCCATGCTCCCATCTCCTGTTAGATGTCCGCCCTCTTGTGGAGGTGGATATGTGCCATCTACCCTTTTCTATCAGTATCCTTTTACATGTCAGACTGCCCTTTTGGCATTTAAGCTTGTTTACTTGCCAGGTAGTTATATTAATAGTGGTTCCTAACACAGTGAATGACGTGTTCAATTTAACTGATATGCTTGCTCTCTGTGTCACCTATGTTAATGTACTGTTATTAACTCAAGTTTATATCCCTATGTGTTTATCATCCTTAAATCATTGTAAGACATCCCTCTCTCAAGTTTAGAAGACAGAAAAAGTGAACACGTTCAGCTGTTAAAAGAGAAAATTAGCCAAGTAAAGCAGCAGACGTTGAGTGGATCCCAGGTCCCAGGTAATATGTGTCCAGCATATGTAGCCAGGTCAGCACATACACAGGCCCTTAGCAGCTAGATATAACTAGGTATTCATATTCACTAAACTAAGAAGAGTAATCTGAGTGCTGATTAGGTCAGTGTGTAGTCTTGCACTCCCAGAGTCTTCGCTTATTTTGGACAGCCAATGACTGCAGGTGATGGGGTTGCTAAgcgatccttttccaaaacaaGTATTGTCATTGTGAACAGCTGGTCAGCCTTTTAGAATTTAATATTCAAGATTTTATTttaggacagacagagagtgtatattcagtgtgtctgcatgtcatTAAAGGGAAGTCTGTCTCCTTtaacaaaaaaaactttaacataCAGTATTGAGATGTCCAAAATAACTATTTATAAAACCCATTTTACTgtagattaaaaaaatacatgtgGTTTCATTGTAAAACACAACTGCTTTTTATTGCCTTTAGTAGTCCAGACATCATAATTAGAGACCTCAGTCAAATTCATCGTCATTCAGCGTCATAcacctcgctctcctctctgttttccATAGTCTATGTCATTTGTAAGATGGGTAATGACTCCCAGAAGGCTGTGCAGGTCCTGGAGAAGATGTCTGGCACTGAGGTGGAAAGTATCACTGTGAAGGACATCTCTGGAGGCCTGATGGCTTGGGCCCAGAAGATGGACCCCACCTTTCCTCAGTATTAACTCAGCTGAAGCTCCTCTGCTCTTCCATTGGGATGATTTTTTCTAATAAAAGTATTCTTCTTTCGTACTAGTTGTCTGTCTTCTTCCAAGTTATTTTTCGTTAATGTGTGTGCAACTGCAATCTTTCTTTTAAAATGCCAAGTGTCATCAGCAGCGCTATTAGTAGAAAAGCCAGCACAAGTTGAATCTATGTGTTGACAATAGGCAACATCTGGGCGCATTCTTCAGGAGCTGACAGTAATATACCTGTTTAGATATGGCGTGATTAGAAAAACAGTGTTTCCGTGGTTTAAGGTGCCGTTCCCTGATTTTGATTAGGGTTGCCGCTGCCAAATGTTAATTTGGTCGATAGGGAATACGGAGTTGGCAGTAACACAGTAGCCTACCAAAATCTTACAAAAAGTTGACATGATTACAGTTTGTAAAGATCCTAATCCATCTCACATTAGACCTATGACCGCatgaatgaatttattcaacAGAGTGAACTTTTCCTTCACATTTAATAACGTACAGAACCAACATCAGAGGTTACATTTTGTGAAGCCGTCTAACGGAAAAGAAGTACAGCCAAAAAAGAGCATGCGCAAACGAATGAAGTCTGATGGAGGCGCCATTGCCTTTGTGAGACTGTAGTTCACACAAGAATCTCCACTGATGAAAACTCCTTTTAGCGAAGCTAATGAAACTCCAAAGCCCAGtaacttctctcttttctcgtCAAACAGGGGGAGTAGTCACAGCTGGAGGGATAATAAGATGCGCATGAATTTACTATCTAAACGATGAGAGAAAGTTTCTAAGCGCAGGAAACACAGCAATGTACAGTGCGTTCAGCACAATGTTTCCATTACATTTCTTTAGCTACATTTTTGGCGCTGCTTTGTGAGTTTTAAATTGTGAATGAACTCCAGTGTACGTTCTCTTCGATTGTTGGAGTTGCAAAGTTTTTGTTGTCCACTTGCCATGGATAGAAAACCACTCATCGCAGACAGTGAAGGTAAACCATTTTCACTTACTTTGAGTTTGAAATAAACTAGTTAAGAATATTTCAAACAGCTTTGCAGTTTTCAAAATCTGGGCTTGTATAACTTGTTTTGCTGGCATTCGTGGACAGTCTTCTGCCAGAAATCCCAATTGAAAGTGGGAGGGTCCAGATGTTGAGAAGCCTTGAATCCAGATGTTGGTTGGTTGTGCAGGGATATGTAAACATAACACGCAGATAAAACTACAACAGGTCCCCACATTTTTTGATTTTGAGGTCTCCCAAGTGCAGGATAATACGATATAATTTGGCTTGCTTTCAACGGTCAGATTGTTTCATGTGCATAGCCTAGCTGAATAtttaatgtagcctactgtCTACTATGAAGTAAAACTTAAAGGTGAGCCTTTTATCCGATTCTTTGAAATAGTTTACAATGGATTACTGTTTCTTAGGCCGGTTTCAAACAATGTTTCCACCCAATAATACAGTTGTCTTCTTGTTCAGGTTTCCTGCGGTTGGGTCCGAGACGTCTAACAAGGCGAATTGAGATCCGTCAAGAATATGAAATCTGGAGGGGATGTCGTTTGCTCTAAGTGTCAAATTATCTGGCTTCCTCTTAGGCCAGAGTTTCCGCTATTGGACCCGCCAACCTGTGCGCATTGATGGGCCGTCAGGCGTCGGACTGAGAAGTTTGGATTGCGGCAAAAATTCCTGGAAAGAAATGTCGGTTTGATTGATTGAA encodes the following:
- the mocs3 gene encoding adenylyltransferase and sulfurtransferase MOCS3 encodes the protein MAEEVLWLKAKLKEKENEIAELKNKLAQLDKSNVAGLELHEKVTDLSPPQPKTALSNDDVMRYSRQLLLPEFGVKGQLNLASSSVLVVGCGGLGCPLAQYLAAAGIGRLGLLDFDEVELSNLHRQVLHGEDSCGQAKAQSAAQAIRRLNSTVECIPYHLQLSSENALQLIQQYDIVADCSDNVPTRYLVNDACVLSGKPLVSASALRMEGQLTVYNYRGGPCYRCLYPVPPPPETVTNCSDGGVLGVVPGIMGCFQALEVLKIASGQGSSCGQQLLMLDAQEARFRSIRLRPRQAGCHVCGETPTVTHLADYEAFCGSVATDKCRRLSLLSSDQRITVQEYKSILDSPCSHLLLDVRPLVEVDMCHLPFSINIPLSSLEDRKSEHVQLLKEKISQVKQQTLSGSQVPVYVICKMGNDSQKAVQVLEKMSGTEVESITVKDISGGLMAWAQKMDPTFPQY